In Humulus lupulus chromosome 6, drHumLupu1.1, whole genome shotgun sequence, a single genomic region encodes these proteins:
- the LOC133782099 gene encoding elongation of fatty acids protein 3-like, giving the protein MNSVVSALKYWLVDHPTILHFEWTQAQTLGSTPRFLATTVLTYLTLTLLLSRSQLPPLTPKLLKPITAVHSLILLVLSLIMAVGCSLSILRSDWTTVICFPMDTKPSGPLFFWAQVFYLSKLLEFGDTLLIILGGSLRRLSFLHVYHHATVVVMCYLWLKTSQSLFPVALVTNASVHVIMYGYYFLCAVGIRPGWKRVVTDCQIVQFVFSFAVSGRMLYLHFCGSGCSGMWGWCFNAGFNASLLALFANFHAKSYAKRTKIEEGVGHPRDKDKGA; this is encoded by the coding sequence ATGAACTCCGTCGTCTCCGCTCTCAAATACTGGCTCGTCGACCACCCAACCATACTCCACTTCGAATGGACCCAAGCTCAAACACTAGGCTCCACCCCACGCTTCCTCGCCACAACAGTCCTCACCTATCTCACTCTCACCCTCCTCCTCTCCCGATCCCAACTCCCTCCCCTAACTCCCAAACTCCTCAAACCAATCACAGCCGTCCACAgcctcatcctcctcgtcctctcCCTCATCATGGCCGTCGGATGCTCTCTCTCAATCCTCCGCTCCGATTGGACGACCGTCATCTGCTTCCCCATGGACACCAAGCCCAGTGGGCCCCTCTTCTTCTGGGCCCAAGTCTTCTACCTCTCGAAGCTCCTCGAGTTCGGAGACACTCTCCTGATCATCCTCGGTGGCTCCCTCCGACGGCTGTCGTTCCTCCACGTGTACCACCACGCCACCGTGGTGGTAATGTGTTACCTTTGGCTCAAAACTTCTCAGTCTCTGTTCCCGGTGGCGCTCGTGACCAACGCATCAGTGCACGTGATCATGTACGGGTATTACTTTCTGTGCGCGGTTGGGATCCGACCCGGGTGGAAACGGGTCGTGACAGACTGCCAGATCGTTCAGTTTGTTTTCAGCTTTGCGGTGTCGGGTCGGATGCTGTACCTGCATTTTTGCGGGTCCGGGTGCTCCGGAATGTGGGGTTGGTGCTTCAACGCGGGTTTCAACGCCTCGCTTTTGGCTCTGTTTGCTAACTTTCATGCTAAGAGTTATGCGAAAAGGACGAAGATTGAGGAGGGTGTGGGTCACCCACGTGATAAAGATAAGGGCGCAtag